The genomic stretch CCCCCAATTCACCCCAatttccaaaccctagccgcaACTACAAGCCACTGGAAATCAACAACACCGTCGATTTTCGCCCTAAATCAACCTCCAGCGCCGTTTCACAGTCGAAACCTCACTCCCTTCGCGCGCGACCATCCAGTTGAAGGCGACGACAAGGTAGGGTTTAAATGGTTAATTATTTGGTAATACTCACTGTTAATCGCCGATTTTCACTGCCTACACATCACCTACTCGTCGATTCAATCATTTCTCCCAAAAAATCACGGTCTTCAAACTCGTTTTGTTCGATATTTTCTTTAATCATAAAATTGAGTTCATTTTTATTAGGGTTCTGTCTATTATTGAATTTGTAGTTATTTACTGGTTTACAATTGTGTATTGGACGATTATGTAGAGGAAATGttatcgggttttgatttttggtTCGTCTCACAGATCCAGTATGACGAAGAGAGGCCGACCTTTAAAAAGCCAACCAACCCAGGCTGCAGGTGAGCAATCTATTGCATTTGCATTTAGAATTCCCGGAGTAGTAGCGTGTATTTTTGAATTATTGTAAGCAGTGGCTTGCTGGTTTAATAGAGAGGTTGTAAATGGGTGAATGTAATATTccgttgtgcattatttggttgcttgtgtacattatttatcaattattatgcATTGTCTATATAAATGCGATACAATATTGATACCTTTGATTATAATCATGTTCTGATGTCGTATGTTGGACAGCAGCGAAGCAACCTAGATTGGACATTGACGAAGCGGTCGATGATGTTATTCCAATTGTGATTGCGCACAAATTCCGAGAGAGATTGGCTAAGCAAAGGGCCGAGACGAGTACCGCTCATGAAGAGGCAGAGCAGAGGATACCGAGGGGGAAGAAAGTCGACCATCTCTATTGTCAACGGACCCCATCCGAGTTCCTTAATTGTTTAAAAAGCGtaactccacggcagaaggaCGCCGTTCGAGAACTGGGTTTCGGAGCTATCCTGCATTTCAATATAAAGAAAAATCCGGGATACCTAGCCTACTGAGTTCTAAACACATTTAATCTAGCCGATTTGTGGCTTGGTATGTTTTGAACAATATGTAGTGTGCTTCTTGCAAATAGAATCATATTTTCGTATTAGTGTATGATTTCATCAACGCAAAATCTATAATTGATGTAAATTATCGAATAATGCCACGTCACTccttaataatgtaaaataggtagaaaataatgtagaacaAGTTAACTagattttaataataatgtacaacaaACTGAATAGATATTGTATATAGAGTTATGAGATCATAGACTCTAAAAAACATAATGGATGTAATTAACCGAATAGTGTACAGAATGTGCTGATTAATGAATGGAACTGGAATAATAATGTACAGTAAGTTAAGTGCTTGTGAATAATAAttaaatcgtccattactgagtCAAAAAAATCATTACaaagtaatatatgtacattatgtttatcaattaaaactactccctagccgaaatgatatctaaaccctagatgaatgactgaaactcgtggacatTGGTGACGGTTTTgttacttactacatactacaccctagccccaaggattgctaaacccttagggaatacatgaaacgtgcgccgaacaatcaaacatggccaaacacaaaaaaatggctcagcaaacatatacattacagatcataaatcaTTCATTACTGAGTCAATAAAAACCATtacagagtaatatatgtacattatgtttatcaattaaaactactccctagccgagatgatatctaaaccctagatgaatgactgaaactcgtggacatTGACGACGGTTTTAttacttactacatactacaccctagccccaaggattgctaaacctttggggaatacatgaaacgtgcgccgaacaatcaaacacggccaaacacaaaaaaacggctcagcaaacatatacattacagatcataaatcgtccattactgagtaaaaaaaaaccattacagagtaatatatgtacattatgtttatcaattaaaactactccctagccaagatgatatctaaaccctagatgaatgactgaaactcgtggacatTGGCGACAGTTTTgttacttactacatactacaccctagctccaaggattgctaaacccttggggaatacatgaaacgtgcgccgaacaatcaaacatgGTCAATCACAAAAAAAACGGCTCAGCttacagatcataaatcgtCCATCACTGAGTCAAAAAAAAACCCTtacaaagtaatatatatacattatgtttatcagttaaaactactccctaactgagatgatatctaaacgaATTTTGATGATGGATTGCTAGATTAAAGAAAGTATGTAGTATATctcaaaaattaatatttgttaCGCTTTCAATTTCAGCGATTTACGTgctatttaattataatatgctataaaaatttaattgtaAAAAGATGTAGTTtagattaaaataattaattaaggaaaTCAAATCATGGGAGCCATGAATTTAGGAACAGTATATAACGTAAATCATGGAAGGAAACTTACTTAATTTCTCATACCAAATCtgccatttttttaattaaaataataattttattaataaaaggAGCATGTATCTCGCCCATCAGAtcacaaaatcgtggggctgagatttaaGGAGAAGATTGAACAATAATTAGGAAAAGGATAtaaatacatccatatatatatatatatatatatatatatatatatatatatatatatatatatatatgagcgTTAGGGAACAAAGAGAATTTAAGAGATCGAAAAGGAAGAACACGTTTGTTGATTATTATAATTAAGCTTAATTATATGTGTTTGAGTGAAATTCCAGCTCAAATTCGCGTTTTCTAACTTATGTCACGATCATTATGATTCGTAAATTGACGTGTCTTGATTTGATCTTTATTATTAATATGCATCAATTATTGAAAACAACTTTGTAAATGCGTGATTTAGTGTGGGTATGTACACCTTTAATTTGTTACTGCTGAGCTGACCAAAATCTATGTGAAATCTATGACTAAATTACTTTCTTTTCACGCAGCCATTATTATGTATAGTTCTATAGAGATATCATGAATATATGCTTTGAAATAgcttaaagaaaaaagaaaatgaaagaaaaaccaACATATATTGCGGTTTTAATTAAGATGCATCGTACATCCATGCATATTTAAGTTTTTATTCCGGTGGTCTCTTATGAGAACATCCTCATGTCATGTGTCACACATGGCTTCATATCAAATATATATgattaagtaaataaataagttcTAActgaatattaataaattaaaattgggtGTAGCGTCCCTATGTAAAACATCCTCACATTAAAACTGCTTTTTTATTTGGGCACCATTGAAGGTTGCTAACACTTTATTAAATTAGTGATTTTGGGATTTTCCACCTCCCATTAAATTAGTCTACATATCTCGGAATTCTCAATTATTAATGCATGTCACATATAtatttaactatattaaattagtattagcATTATTCAGGAAAAGCAATGCAAAACTCAATTGTTAAGGTTGTTAGACCACTGTTAACAATATAAAGTAAGTAGGAAATCGAGTTAACGTTGAACATATACAAAACGTGTTTTGAATAAATGGTTACATATAAAGTCCAAGATATCCTTGATTATATTTTATGTAAAACTATTAGTACTCCCTTAGCAACTTCTGAAATGATATGagtttaatacaaaattggtaaggtaaaagagaaaaaaaaagtgtgttAGCTGAAAATAAGTATCATCTCAAGTGAAAGaagttttctaaaatggaaagtttctattttagaaaatggaccaaaatttaaacaaaaaaaaacagaggGAGTCTTGAGTCTGGATTAAATTTGTAACATAGTAAAATTAAGGTTTACCCACGGTTTGAATAATAGGGTTATTTCTTGGGATGGAGTAGGTACTAAATGTTGTTCAAACAAATTCGATGGCTGATTGCTGAATTTAATTGATAGAGGAAAAATATCCTGGAATAAAGACCTCCGAAAGTATAAAAATTCACGTCAATATAGATAGAGAAAATGTTTGGGTGAGAATTACCAATAGAAAcggaaaaaaaatatactcctatattttaCCAATATTTCTAATACTTCAAAATCAAGGCTTGACATGGCAGATGTACTAGTACTCAAGCTTTGATGAGCTTCTGAGTACAAAATATACCATGCATTTTCACTATCATTATCTTCTAAAATAGAGCTACCTTCTTTATTTTGCAGCCATCGCTTAGGAATCTGTTGCATATATCACATAAAGATGATCGCAGTCGAAGTAATTACAAACCGTCTATGCCGAATAGATTAAGTGGCTCAGAGGTAGGCGATGGAAGTGGCTGGTCGGGTTTACCTTGGTCGTCCGGAAGGGGGGGTTCGGGTTATGGTTCCTCAGTTTCACTTTCAAGAGGCTCAGCAGGCTTTGGTGGTGTTTGTAATTGATCGCGAGGAGGCGGCTCAAGTTGTTGGTATTTGGGTTTATTTTTCTCCAGCATAAGGTAAGTGGTGTAATACCAAAAGAGTAGTATTCTACTTTGAGAGACCACTGTGTCTCTGATCCTACTGCCTCCAAAGGAAAGTCGATCAAGTGCCTGCAGAAGACGGAAATTCCAGATTGATTGAACAGGTAATGGTAGAAACAAACATAACAtcaagtattttttttcatcagCATAAGGCAAGAATAGAGTGTTAATTAGAATGCATCACTCACTTGGTCGCCAGTCTGAATGTCAAAGGAGTTCTGATGATCAAACTGAAGCCCGCTGAATTCATTAATGCAAAGCCCTTGAAATGCCCTGAACATAAAATAACCACGCTTAAATATAGTTATCATTATTCAGGAATGGCGTAGTTAACCTCAAGCAAATACTATAAAGTAAGGTGTAAATCACGAATGAAGCTACCATCTGATGAGAGAAACACGAGGAATCCAGCGGAAGATGATTGGTGTGTTCCCTGCATTGACGTAGTAGCCTCCAAATACAATGAATAAAGTCATAAAAGATGGTCCTACTGCCAGAGCTGCTTCAGTGGTCGGAACCATAGCACCAACAGTTAGGCCACATCGCAGATGCAGCAAAGGATTCAGTGGTTACTATTCCACAGAACTTCCCAAATCTAGAGAACAACATTTTTTAGCACAAGGCTTGCCCAGAAACGAATAGAAAATGCTTGAATTCAGAAATTTTTCTATAACTTCACTTGATGTGCATAATGATGCTTGTAAAAATTTCCAATGTGGGTATGCAATATCTAAGGGTACATCATATTCGGCAACTATTCTACTTCTAGTGAAAAGGTCCTGAGATAGAAGTGTTGGATCAGGATGTACAGAAATCTTTAATTGACACATACCATTATCCTAAAGATGAGTAACTACCAACTGAGGGTATCAGTAAAAATAACTCACCTTGACAATGTAGGATGAAGACGGGTCATGGGGTATAAAACGGTACCAAAGAGCAGCGGGAATGCTGCTCCAACAGGGATCTCAGCTAATAATTTTGACAGTAAATATGGCCCTAACAAATAGGACCCTTTCGCTCTTTCTCTATCGACAATCACACGTTCCTTAGGAAATACGCCGACTGTCTTTGATAGTGCAGCCATTGCAGTGTTTATAGCCGCAACCTGAATAAGACATCCCAAGAAGTACAGGTATGACATTAAGGTTTATTGCGTAGGTGTTTAGTATGGCCAAACATCTGAAGTACTAGTAATTTACTCAGAATTAAATGGATCCTGGTTGGAAATCTATGTCAAACGAGTATTCTAGAATATAAAATGACATTCTACTACTGGTTCATTAAAAAACATCAACAAAATATATATGTTGTGCAAGGATAAAATTGCACATACATGTAAGACCACTGCTAAACCCAACCACACACGATTTCTGTTAAAACTCTAAGCAAACTATGAATGCGAACAAAGCTGTCAACTACTGCTTAACATGATCAAACTGGCGAAGAAACAGATTCTGCGGTTCAAATATCAAGACCTGGTCAGTGCCGTGGTATATATAAAACTTATTTTAGCCAAATAACTAGTACAGGGCCAGAATTCTAACCAAAGCTATATATGGCCAGTGCAAATATACGAAGGCCAAACTTCAGATGAGTTCTCATATTTTTTTGTGGTGCGGTATCAAAAGAAGTATGACAAGTTGATACATTAGCAAATGATAAGaattaatgaaaaaatgaaCATTTAGCGATACCAAAGCAGAACAAAGGCAGTTTGGACTATCCATCATAAGATAATATCACTAACAAGAGTACTTAATGCATGCATGTGCCTACTTGTGTGTGGAAATAAAGATCAAGCAAGCAAGCGGGACACGGAATTAATCCAATCTTTCAGTCTTTCTGCAACATATCTGTAAGACAGCACTGGCAGTAAAGAAGTCAAAGCCTTAACACACCTGAAGCAATCCCATTCTATCTTGTATCGATGTCTGTGACCTTCCCATTCTCCAAAAGACAGAACCAAATATGATAGCTGATGCTATTGACATCCTTGATCGAACTTTATTTGTTGGGCCATCACGAGAAGCCTAGATATCCATAAAAATTGACCAAACATACAAGAGACAGATAAACATCTTCAAGTATGAATTTGATGTTTTAACAAAATGCTGCAAATAACAAATAAGAACTAAAACTAGGCAGATATATAACGCCCATAATATCCAAATTTTGGAAGTGGCCCGAGTCCACATGACTAGGATAATACTATAATGCATGGGTAATGATGAAACCAACAAACATTCACCACCTTGAACAAACAAGATTGTCTCACTAGAAAATACAGATAACATAGAGTAAATATACAAAGTTTGTTGGCCAGCACATTCCTGTTTATTGGTGCTCACTTGGCAACCTTATCACATTAATGTAGTCAAAACATAGAAATTGATTTCTACATTGTCATATTAGGGAACTGATATGCCTTATTCATGTCATTCCACTTAGCAAAAAGATGAAAGTCAGCTTCTTATTGCCATCATGGCAACTCATCTGCACAAATATGAATACAACTCTTTGTATAAGAGGATATGTAAACCTATTTATGTAATACTCATTTACTAAGTTTAATGACAGATTATTTGTGTTTATTTACCTGCATCCATGCACGTCTGAGGAGCAAACGGAATTGCCTCCACCAACCACCTTTACCTTTTGTAATAGCTTTCTTCCTCAAGATTGTGGTGCCCTTAAGATCTAGCTCTGTAAGTGAAATTCCATATAGAGTTGATGGAATCTGCTCAGAAAATGACTCAATAAGACCATCTATTCTTTTCTGAGAAGTGTCAACACTCTCAGCAGAACTGTAGTCTACTGAAATGAGATCAGCCAAAAATTCAGCCGGATTGACATGATCAGGGCAGATGAACCTGTCATTTACTTACACGGTCAACTGATAACTTCACAATAAGAATAGCTTCTTGTTATATCTATAAGATTTGAACTAGATGCAATTTCACATGAGCCCAACTCAACAAATCTCATTTTAGCGACATAATTCTGaaaaatagccaaataatgatacttccattttattttaccacgataaatgaaattaaatacaaaataactTTTCTGTAAGTATAATTATATGATAACTATTGAGATTCATTCTCCTCCTTAATGCATTCTATATGAATGGCGAGATAACAAGTTAGTTTTCATTGCCATTTCTAAATAATGGTGTATACAAAGCCTCAGCAGCATAATTTGACCAAGTCTCAGGTATTAACCATGTTCACAAGTCTGCTCAACAAGGAGCATCAAACCGACCACCATCTCTATTAATGTTCTGTGCAAAGTTCAAAACACACGATCGAGTGTTTAAAGTATAAATTGGTTCCTTAGCTTGGAACTGATGTAAAACCAGGGTTTTTTCTTTAGCCAGGAATGCATTTTATATATGAAGACAAGGTTCGAGgatattatgaaattaatattaCATATGCAATATCAAGAATCACACGTTATTGGAAGTAGATGATTCATCAAATTATGCCTGTGTATATGCAATATCAAGAATCATACGTTATTGGAAGTAGACGATTCAGCAAATCATGCCTGTGTGCATAGATAattgtgttttaaaaaaaaaatttaacgcTCAAAATGCTCTTAGGATGAGTTGAGATTTTCACTACAACAGTAGAACTTGAAAGAACAAAATAGATGTAAGTCCtctgatggtttggcgaatttttgatggtgatgaatgcaggaaaatgcagatcacgacatagagatttacgtggttcgatttactgaggtaaatctacgtccacgggaagaaaagagggcagagttgtattgcttgatctgttttctacagcttacaatacagacttgctatttgatatttgatctctagagaactttttcctatctgatctaagttctatttatacattgaactaagatcgtggcttgcatcaccactaactaggtcgtggcttacatcatcactaattaggtcgtggcttacatcatcactaattagatcgtgtagtggatgtcgtggaggtcatgagatcttgcatgggtccaccactgaatagatcgtgtagtggaggtcgtggaggttctgcatgagtccactatctcccagttcggtcgaatactgagaccgaactgctgaactattgccgagcagcttttgccgatctgagagtagagcttgattggtcagcttttaccgagctgtaggctggggccgaactctttggtaatgccgaactgattggtcggcttttaccgagctgtaggctagggccgaactctttggtaatgctgaactgatactcttccttggtctttgggctgatgggccatcactgctattgggcttgtttagtccgtaccccatcactaccccccccgaaaagcgaagtgaatcacttcggcgaagcgagtcacttcggcattttgataaaggtacgggggaggctgacgtcaggggacgtgccttgcgcgtgactgcattaaatgcgacagtaaaatctggccgttgaatcctgaaaaggtgggattcgaaacggtgcgatgattttgaaattttctccgaatctgataaatatgtcccttcctcatcatttgaatacttttgctatagcttcttctgcactctatcttCTTCGCgtaaaaattttcttccgctttcaagaattttttcag from Salvia splendens isolate huo1 chromosome 15, SspV2, whole genome shotgun sequence encodes the following:
- the LOC121766687 gene encoding LOW QUALITY PROTEIN: ABC transporter G family member 7-like (The sequence of the model RefSeq protein was modified relative to this genomic sequence to represent the inferred CDS: deleted 1 base in 1 codon), with the translated sequence MGLDAFQAEKVMETLRQLAQDGHTVICSIHQPRGSVYAKFDDIVLLTEGSFVYAGPASDEALAYFSKFGFICPDHVNPAEFLADLISVDYSSAESVDTSQKRIDGLIESFSEQIPSTLYGISLTELDLKGTTILRKKAITKGKGGWWRQFRLLLRRAWMQASRDGPTNKVRSRMSIASAIIFGSVFWRMGRSQTSIQDRMGLLQVAAINTAMAALSKTVGVFPKERVIVDRERAKGSYLLGPYLLSKLLAEIPVGAAFPLLFGTVLYPMTRLHPTLSRFGKFCGIVTTESFAASAMGLTVGAMVPTTEAALAVGPSFMTLFIVFGGYYVNAGNTPIIFRWIPRVSLIRWAFQGLCINEFSGLQFDHQNSFDIQTGDQALDRLSFGGSRIRDTVVSQSRILLFWYYTTYLMLEKNKPKYQQLEPPPRDQLQTPPKPAEPLESETEEP